A window of the Calditrichia bacterium genome harbors these coding sequences:
- the rlmD gene encoding 23S rRNA (uracil(1939)-C(5))-methyltransferase RlmD: MAQKLKKRQEVELSIEKVAFGGQGIAYLDDFVVFVENTLPGDVVTARVRKARKNYAEAYPVTMQTPSPLRQDAPCSHFGHCGGCKWQNLEYQQQLQFKQQHVSESLKHIGQVEPERIHATLPAPNIFGYRNKMEFSFSDNRWLTPEELQDPEIKKDFALGLHVPRFFDRILDIEKCWLQSDLANKILSFSKAFFKNSAIPVYNLFSREGQLRHLVIRQSFTHNQLLVNVVSFSPLTDALRLYSEKLVAEIPQVSGVVNTVNNTPAQVASGSERHILFGSPILKEKLGDFEFEISPDSFFQTNTVQAENLYEITKKYAEINNDIVWDLYCGTGSISIFVAKNAKKVIGFEIVENAIKDAYRNAGLNNVTNCEFVAGDLRFQLEKFAVEPPDVLICDPPRAGMHKDVLATIRNIAPKRIVYVSCNPATMARDLAQLIDLYEITDVQPVDMFPHTYHIESVAKLVKR, encoded by the coding sequence ATGGCACAAAAATTAAAAAAACGCCAGGAAGTTGAACTTTCAATTGAAAAGGTAGCATTTGGCGGTCAGGGTATTGCATATCTTGATGATTTTGTTGTATTTGTAGAAAATACTTTGCCCGGTGATGTGGTAACTGCCCGGGTCCGGAAAGCCCGGAAAAATTATGCTGAAGCATATCCGGTAACCATGCAAACGCCTTCCCCGCTTCGGCAGGATGCGCCGTGCTCGCACTTCGGGCATTGCGGCGGATGTAAATGGCAAAATCTGGAATATCAGCAACAACTGCAATTTAAACAGCAACACGTTTCGGAATCGCTGAAACACATCGGACAAGTTGAGCCGGAACGGATTCACGCGACATTGCCGGCGCCGAACATTTTCGGATATCGCAACAAAATGGAATTCTCGTTTTCCGATAACCGCTGGCTCACGCCGGAAGAGTTGCAAGACCCGGAAATCAAAAAAGATTTTGCGCTGGGATTGCATGTGCCCCGCTTTTTCGACCGGATTCTGGATATCGAAAAATGCTGGCTGCAAAGTGATCTCGCCAACAAAATACTGTCGTTTTCGAAAGCCTTTTTCAAGAACAGCGCGATCCCGGTTTACAATTTATTTTCCCGGGAAGGGCAGTTGCGCCATCTGGTGATTCGCCAATCGTTCACCCACAACCAACTGCTGGTTAATGTGGTCAGTTTTTCACCGCTGACGGATGCGCTGAGATTATATTCGGAAAAACTGGTTGCGGAAATTCCGCAGGTCAGCGGCGTTGTAAATACGGTAAACAACACACCCGCGCAAGTTGCGTCGGGCAGCGAACGGCATATTTTATTCGGATCACCGATTTTGAAAGAGAAACTCGGTGATTTTGAGTTTGAAATTTCCCCCGATTCGTTTTTTCAGACGAATACGGTGCAGGCTGAAAATCTGTATGAAATCACAAAGAAATATGCCGAAATAAATAACGATATTGTGTGGGATTTGTATTGCGGCACCGGCAGCATTTCCATTTTTGTCGCGAAAAATGCAAAAAAAGTGATCGGATTTGAAATCGTTGAAAATGCGATAAAAGATGCATACCGGAACGCCGGATTGAACAACGTGACAAATTGCGAATTTGTCGCCGGGGATCTCCGCTTCCAGTTGGAAAAATTTGCAGTTGAGCCGCCGGATGTGCTGATTTGCGATCCGCCGCGCGCCGGCATGCACAAAGATGTTCTGGCAACCATCAGGAATATCGCCCCAAAACGGATTGTTTATGTATCCTGCAATCCGGCAACGATGGCGCGGGATCTTGCGCAACTGATTGATCTTTATGAAATTACGGATGTTCAACCAGTGGACATGTTTCCGCACACGTATCACATCGAAAGCGTCGCGAAACTGGTGAAACGATGA
- a CDS encoding superoxide dismutase: protein MAHQLPSLPYDHNALEPHIDEKTMQIHHGKHHAGYVNNLNAALEGHTNLQQMSIEELLKNLKNVPDSIRNAVRNNGGGHYNHSIFWPCMSPNGGGKPSGALAAAIDKAFGSFDNFKDQFAKAGATRFGSGWAWLVKNSDGSLAVTSTANQDNPISDGQYPLLGLDVWEHAYYLNYQNRRPDYISAFWNVVNWDEVAKRFNG from the coding sequence ATGGCTCATCAATTGCCCTCATTACCATATGACCACAATGCTTTGGAACCCCATATCGACGAAAAAACCATGCAAATTCACCACGGTAAACACCATGCTGGTTATGTAAATAACCTGAATGCGGCATTGGAAGGACACACCAACTTGCAGCAAATGAGCATCGAAGAATTGCTCAAAAATTTGAAAAACGTGCCGGACAGCATCCGCAATGCCGTGCGAAACAACGGCGGCGGTCATTATAATCACTCTATTTTTTGGCCGTGCATGTCGCCAAACGGCGGTGGAAAACCGTCCGGTGCTTTGGCTGCGGCTATCGATAAAGCATTCGGCAGTTTCGACAATTTCAAAGATCAATTTGCGAAAGCCGGTGCAACGCGTTTCGGTTCCGGTTGGGCCTGGTTGGTGAAAAACAGCGACGGCTCGCTGGCAGTTACGTCTACTGCAAATCAGGACAACCCGATTTCCGACGGACAGTATCCGTTATTGGGACTGGATGTTTGGGAACATGCTTATTATCTGAATTATCAAAATCGTCGTCCGGACTACATCAGCGCATTCTGGAATGTGGTAAATTGGGATGAAGTAGCCAAACGTTTCAACGGCTAA